A window of Rosa rugosa chromosome 7, drRosRugo1.1, whole genome shotgun sequence genomic DNA:
CGTGACTGAATTTAACATAGCTTTCACCAACTACAAAGAGAAATGTCATTAACACTAACCAGAATGTTCAAACATGAAGCATAACTTGATAGTTTGAATTATtttttcttgtagttttcaGAATTTTCAGTTTATAGCTACAATATAATATTTCagcaataataataataataataataatagattattattattattattaattaatattattaatataataaattatagtcttatgttgtttatagaaattagggttttgtaATGGGGAAAACTGAGGGAAGTTTATTGTCTACCCATAAAAACCAATCCCTATAATCAAGGCTACACACAAAGAATAGAGACGTGGGGAGTATATAAGTGATGGTAACATAACACTTGCAATGGAAGCATATGGGTAATTACTGATCTACCAGAAGTGTAATTTATGAGCTCAACTAACCTCAAAGTAACACTTTCTACCTGTCACTTCCACTCAGATATGACTCTTTCTAATTTCTAGGGCATCAAACACCATCTTGTAATTACCAAAAGTCATGATTTACAGTGGGAAACCCCAAAACTAAATTAATGCATATCAGCCGAGTGGTTATCCCGTTTATTAAGCTTAAAACTATATCAATGCATACCAGTTGAATGATAGTCCGAGTTGGGTTTCTGAAATGTGCCTTTGCAGAGGTTGCTAAGCTGCAATTCAATGTTGCTCAAGAATGCGGTGGCTTCATCAACCGGTTTAGAAAGCTCTTCCTTGTATGTATGAAGAATCCCACAGTATGAGTCCTTGCAAAAGAGTCGCCATACTAGTCATTAATTTCACAAAATTCATTCCTACTCTTACTGAGACTCTTCACCAAGTCCCAGTTCAGGTGTAAAAGCCTAATAAAGTTCAATTTATTTTGATTTCCAAGAATGGGGCTTTTGAACTGGTTGGAATGACAAATCAAGAGTAAGAGATCAAAGACTTATTGGGAAACGCAAATGGAAACATCATGAGTAGTATAAATGAGATACCACAAAAGattaataaattgattaaagATAAAGATGGATATAATAATGTCTGAGTGAGTATTTTATCTGGTGCTTGAAATTAAATAGATAATTTCAGTTATACCATGAACTCATCTAGTTCTGGATCAGCTCCTATCTCACTCCTGCAAGTGCTTATGGGGAGGCTTAGCCGCCCTATTTCGTCAAGTAGGCTTTTCATCTCTGGTGGAGCTCCAACCTATAATTACAGACAAAGTACGAAGAAATTAACCTCTTAAACCCTCCATGTATACTTTCAAGCAAGAAAAAATTATCATTTTGTTctcctctcttttatttttcagaaactaATCCGAGCTATGATAATGGTATGTAAGTAACGTGCTCACAAAAGGAAACAGAAATTACCTTTTGGCAATCTATGTAAGCAGAAACCAAATCTGGGTAACGAGGGTGATTGGCTATCTGGGTCTTAATCAGCTGGTTCATTCTCTGATCCGTTTCAAATTGGAGCATGTTGAGGTTGAGGTTACCGTCACTTAGTATTAATGGACCACCATGATAACCAGCACCACCACAAGTAGCAGTATTCCTAGTATCATTTTCAACCTGATTCACATTCTCCGATGAGCTTGATATTATATTCATAGGGTTTAGCCTGTAAAAATCATCCATAATATATCCCTCACAATGTTTCAATCTCTAGTTGATAATGATATCCAAGAAactaatgagagagagaggcctAAGTAGAGAAGTTAAGCAAAGTGTTGTTGCAGAAGATCTGCAGGTAAAGTAAGAGAGCTAGCCATTAGAGCTCTGGCAATAGCTTTCAAGGTTTCAAAGAGAGAGGAAGCCGCCATGCCTCAGAAACTGAACTTCAAGGTGGATATATAACACAGAGAGATTGATTAATTGTAAGGTGAGGGTTAGGTAGATACAGGGGTAGAACCGTAGAAGAAAGAAGTCCCAATCCCAAAGGgtttaaacaaaaaaagaagagctTTTTCGCAAGGGAAAAGACCAGACTTACTTTCTTTTCCGAGAAAACCTCAGTAAAGAGAAAACACAGAGATATAAAGAACATGAAACAGGAATCACCAAGTAACTGTTACAGTTTGTTGATATGTGTACGTGGCCACGTGTGTGAGAGACAGGTCACACCCATATCAGAGAACAAATAAGCCCACTGTCTGAAACGGTGAGGTTCCGATTTGACAAGGTTACGTTTGAGGTGAAACCCTAGTCCCATATAGGCCTGTAATACATAGACCTTCCCCTCTTCTCTTTCCTCTTTATCTCTCTCTGCATTTGCATTGGGAATTTGGAAACTTGACAAGACAGTCTGAATTTCGTATACGTTTCACCATCTGATTGGTTTAGCATCTGCTTACTCTGGAACAATGCGtataatttcaatttcaaaacaATTTCTTTGTTCCTACTTGATTTTTCCTGCTCCGGTTCTTGTTCTTTTTGACCTGAACGAACAAAACTCATCATTATACGTGGTGGGAATTATAATGATAATATATTAGTCTCAGATTTGATCTCATATGAACTAGCTAGTTGTATTTGAACGGGGACCAAACACTGTCGTTCCTGAAAAGTGAAAAAACTCAAAACTGAGGCCAATGGCAGAATCAGGATTTAAGGGTCGAgacataaatttaaaaaaaaaaaatctatattgaaaataaattaaaaatcatatttgttcaagtaaattcagaatATATGTCTGATTCAAACTCTacgttacttgacctagttgtaatatggTTTAgagttagagatattctcggagatattcatagatatccaattaattgtgcgattatctttccttgtgcaactctgattctatgtcttgtaatcttctatataaagatgcccctattatcaatgaaagtacgactcaattctctcccaatttccgtt
This region includes:
- the LOC133721894 gene encoding homeobox protein knotted-1-like 1; protein product: MDDFYRLNPMNIISSSSENVNQVENDTRNTATCGGAGYHGGPLILSDGNLNLNMLQFETDQRMNQLIKTQIANHPRYPDLVSAYIDCQKVGAPPEMKSLLDEIGRLSLPISTCRSEIGADPELDEFMDSYCGILHTYKEELSKPVDEATAFLSNIELQLSNLCKGTFQKPNSDYHSTDEAVGSSEEDFSYGEAEAAEGQEISAFRACDRELKDMLLHKYSGYLSKLKKDFLKTRKKGKLPKDARSALLDWWNTHYRWPYPTEEEKMQLSVATGLDQRQINNWFINQRKRHWKPSEDMKFALMENVSGSINGEGGPSMLFDTGFGNDDIM